GGTCCTGTGGAGATGACGCCAGGTGCCTGGCTGAATCCGGGCAGAGTTGGCTCCGTCGGCCTGGCCAGTCTGAGGGCGCAGGCTCGGGACCCCGTGCTGGAGCCCGACACACCTGTCACTCTCTGTGAGTGGACGTCCCTCCAAGCCCGAGCCTTGGCGAGGAGCTGTGTTCGGCAGCATGCCCTTCGTCCTCACGCCGCCCGCTGGGACAGCCAGGCTACCAGAGGCACATGGGGTCTTACGAGGGACATCTAAACTAATGTTctccccaggtgccctgggacgAGGGCCTGGGACAACGGACTGGGTCCCGGTGTCTGTCTGGTGCTGCCCACGATGcgggaggaagtggagaggctgAGACGGGGGTGGGGGCTTAGACACAACCGAGCCCCAGGCTGGTCCGGAGACGCTCTGTGAGCCACCACGGAAGTGCAGTGATGCTTGCCTGGAGGGACAGTGCACTGGCATCCGTGTCCATTCAGTGCCCTCACTGACGGAAGGTCGAACACCTCATACTCCAACTGCCCTCCAGGCTCTGAGCTATCTCCCGTGGCCCCACAGGAGTCATGAAGGGGAAACATTGTCCTGAAACCCATGCACCGCCACAGGGGACCTCGGAGCCTGGACTGGGTGTCCGTGCACCTGCCACAGGGGACCTGGGAGCCTGGCGACTGGACCCGGACTGGGTGTCAGGAGTGTCCGCTCCAAGGAGGCCCTCGGGTGCTGCACAGCCCAATTACCCCAAGGCACCCCAGGTTGTGTCAGCAGCCGGTCCACACAGGGAGCCCGGGAACGCCGGCTCACCCCACTCCATGTGCATTAGGTGGACATCACCAGCCCCTGGGACCCCATCCCCGGCGCGGCCCCTGCCTGGTCCTGCCCAACAGCCCTCCGCGTTCAGAGCCTCATAGCCGGGCACTCTTGCTCTCATGTCCAAGTGTCACTGTGTCTCACTGTGTCGTGTTGGGCCATTGGAGATCGAGTCTAAAAAACACCAGGAACCTGCAAAGGCGTCTGAACAGATCCCTGTGGTTCTTCTGCCCCGGGGGGCGTAACTCGCCTTCCCAAACCTGCCCGGACGCGAGCGACCAGCTTCGAGCCGCACCAGGGAGGGCAGGAGCTCCAATGGATCAGCCCGAGAAGCAGGGGCCAGCTTCCCTGGCCTCGACATGGCCCAGACCCCAGCCATACCCTGATCTGAGCTGctggcccctcccacctccctgctgcCCCGTGCAGGCTGCTCGGATACAGGACCAATGCCAAGGGCCCAGGGGACTCTGCACACCCAGACCTGAGCCGAGGCTTCCCTTTGTTCTAAGCCTGACAAGCCTTACTTGGGTAGCTCCGTGGATCAGGCCCTTCCCCCGACCACAGAACCACCCAGAACCTGAGCTGCGTGGGCGTCAGTCCTGCAGAAAGCCTCCATGGGACCCCCCGGCAGAGCCACAGCCGCCCCCCTCTGCCCGCTGGACCGCGGCCCCGCCACCGAGAACCAGGACATCGGTGGGCCCTCGCCTCCTCCCGCCCTGGCTTGCCCACCCGAGGGACCCCACAGACAGACAGAGCCACCAGGGACTGCAGAAACCCTTTATGTGGACACAGGAGTGGGGCGGAGGGCCAGGGGGCAGAGAGCAGGTCTGGCAGGAGGGGTGGAGCGGGCCCGGGTCCCTGGGGCGTGGTTCCTTCCACGTCCTGCAGGACGGAGTGTCCTGGGGCTGCTGTCCCGGGGCTGCCGGAGTGGATGGTTGTGCCTCCTGCCCTGGGAAGGAGGGGTATCGtgaggccgggggcgggggctgtCGCACGGGGTGCCGGGGTGGGCTCGCGGGGGCTGCAGAGCCCGtctgagcagaggaaggagaagcttcCCGTGGGCTTCCCCGAGACTCCCAGCCGGGGTGTGAGTCCGCGACAAGGTGACTgccctcctgggggaggggcagaggaggagccGGGATGCGGTTCTCGATTCCGGCTCTGACAGCAACTGGGGGGGGGTCCCCAAAACTCCTGACACACAGCCAGGGAAGGACCCAGGAGAtgtgcagcatcccacacacggACACCGTATTTCTGGATCTTTGAAGCAACTCATCGTGTGAACAGAGTCACAATGACCGTTTTGGGATGAGGAGGGATTTCACACCCTGGGGCCTGTCCGGAGGCTCGTCGCCCGGCTGTGCATCACCCCGTGGCGCGACCGCCCAGAAGGGGTTTTCCAGctgccggggtggggggctgctctAGGAAGCGGATGCAGGCGATGTCCCCTGGGCTGGTGGCCGTGTCTGTCTGGCCCAGGTGGGACCCAGGGTCAGGGGCAGACCACGTGCCTCCTGAGATTCCGCGGGCTCCAAGGCCATTTTTGCACGTGTCCCCGGCCACTGTCCACTTACCCTAGTCTCCTCTTGAAGAGCAAATTTCTGTGGGAAAAAAGGAGACGCACATGATCCAGGAGATCCCGGGGAACCCGTCAGCACCCCAGGGCCTCACCGGCCAGCGTGTCAGCCAGCCCCGGAGAGAGCAAAGCCACAGTCAGATGCCGTGTGTTCTCCGAAAGCATCAGCTGATGGTCCCACTGTTGGGGCGGGCAGGGGGGGCAACTGGGCGGGACCGGCCAGGCTTCCTTCCTACCGCTCTGTGTGGGTTCCAAGATGTCCTGGTTGAGTCCTTCAGCTTTTACGAACTTCTGAAAATTCTCCAGGGCCTCCTGGTTGGTCTCGGGGTCCCTTCCTGTCGGGAGAACCAGAAGACACGAGGCTGAGGGGCACACCCGGGAGGCATCTCCACCGCAGCCTGGGCGGGAGCCCGCGCACCCGCGTGGGGGTGGCACCGAGGGCCCTGGGCCAGGAGGGGAGCCGGGCCGCTGTGGGCATCGAGCAGGGCCAGGGGAACACGCCTGGGCAGGTCCCTGGAGGGGAGCAGCTGCCGTCCTGCCCCGTCCCAGAGGCGTTCCCTTCCCAGGCGGGACCCCATGCACTTGGAGGTCTGGGCTCCAGGGAGGAGGTGgagctgccccccgcccccccccccaccaggccAATCCTGACACGGGAGTCCCTGTGCCCACAGCAGCTCTCTGCTCCCGCTGGGCTCCCACGGCAGGGACCCGGGCTGTGCACCCAGGTCCCGAGGCCCAGGAGTGGGAGTGAGGGCAGCCGGAGGGAGGCTGGAAGGCACGGAGGGGAAGGGGAGCGTCTGCAGGGATGTGGGACCCTTACCCACGAGCTTGGCCATTTGGACCTGCTTCCCGTTGAAGTCGCCGCTACAGTAAAGGATGTAGTGGTCCTTCGCCAGCGACGGCAGGATGTACACGACCCGCTTGCTGTTGTCTGTGGGAGGGCAGCAGCACACGTCCGGGAAGAGCCACAGGATGCTCCAGGAAGAACCCGCTGCTCACCCAGGCTCGGCTGGGCAGACCGCCCAGCCCCCACGCGCTCTATTgggctccccaccctgccccgagtccccacaccccacacccctcACGTGGGTCCCAGAGAAGTCTTGGGCTCTGGGGTCTGAAGAGCTTGGGGCACGGGGCGCTCAGCCCCCTGACCTCCAAACATGGCTGTGCTCTTGGCCCCTGACATGGGCACAGCCGTCCCCGGAAGTCCCTGGACAGGCCCATCCCTCCTGGAGACAAATGTGTCCCTAGCACTGGGGCCCGTCCGTGTCTGTAGGGTAGTTTGGCTCATGAGAGGAGACAGTAGGTTTAAGGGGTCAGATAGGAGCAGACTTCTCAGGCTGGAAGCCCCCTCTGcccgtggggggtggggtgggcacagCCTGGCCGACCTCCAGGACTCACAGGTCGTATATCTGCCGGGCTCGGAAGTTTTCTGCAGGACCACTTCCATGTCCTGGCACTGACCGTTTATCCTAGAACACAGGGTCCACGTGGGGATGCCGCCCACCCTAAGTCCCTGCTGGACCCACATGCCACGTGGGGCAACTCCCCAGGGCTCCCCCAGGGGAGGAGACGGGGCCATTGCACCCCCAATCAGCCACTCTGGCCCTTCGGGGCTTTCCCCTTAATCCGTGGCCTCGCCAGTGAGGCAGCCCCCATGGCAGGGTCCCCCAACGCTGCCCAGTGCTGAGTGTGAGGCGGGATCACGAGGATCACGAGGGCACCAACCTGCCCTGCTCGTCCCACTCAGACGCTGGCTCTCcggtatgtgggggggggggtgctgggggcgGCCACAGGCCCCCGGGGCTGCACTTACAGCAGGGTGATCTTGGCTTCCAGGTCACCCCCATCCAGGACTGTGAGGATCATGGGAGTCACTGACTCGAGTGTAATCTCGGGCAGGTCCTGGTCTGCGGTCATGGCCTTCAGGTACCATTTCCCTGACAACTGGAGAAGGTTCCCTTTCCTCAGGGCTCAGGCCGCCCCCATCCGGGGTCCCCCTCCTGCTCTGCAGCCCCaggctctccccagcccccccccccccagggctggAGGCACGAGGATTCTCAgcccaccaccctccccagaAAATGCCCCGTGCCCTTGCCAGACCCACCTGCGGCCAGCCTTCTCCAGGGCCCCCTGTCCCCTGGGGACCATCTGGCACAGACCCCTTTGGCTCTGACCATTCCCTCAGGGACAGGGGTTAGTGCCTGACCCTCCAACGTCTCCCCTTTCCCTGAGCCCCCTCTAGCACCCCCTGCCCCATCGGAGCCTCACATCTACGGGGTACTCTTCTGAGGCTGGGGGGTCCTGGGCCCGCAGGACAGCAATGAGGCTGAGCCCAACGGTCAGCAGCAGGTTCGCCATCTCTCGGCCTGGGCTCGTGGCTGCCAGCAGGTCGCTCGCTGGGGCTCAGACAGGCTGTGCCCACTCTTCACACAGCAGCCTTTATACCCCTCGGCCCAGGGCCCCCAGGAGACCTGGCACAGACGGCCGGCCACTCCCCTCCTGGCCACCAACGGCGGCCAGTTCTGCAGTGGAGCGGATAAAATGTCATTATTGTCGGACCGAACAAATCTTGTTAACCGCCACGGACCATCAGAGAAGGGCCACGGGCCAGAGGACAGAGTTGCAGATCTTATCTGGGGGGGAAGCAAGTCTGAGTGCCGGGGGCAGGGGTGCTCTGTGAGGGAGGTCGTCAGGGGTCGCAGGAAGTGCCAGGGCGCGCCGCCTCCGACCCCACCGGCGGGGCCGACGTGCTGGCTGCCCGAGAGAGGGTGCAGGTCGGACCAGGGGGCTGTGGGCTTGGTCTCACTGACCCTCCTGCATCCTGGGCAGGCTCCCTAACCTTAAATTCAGCATCAAGAAGGGACCTACTGCATGAATTTAAGGAGTTCATCTACACTCCGGCTGAGCGGGCAGCTTGACCTAGCCTGTCCGCTGCGTGTACACAGCAGAATCGATCTGCAGTAGAAGGGGAGAACCGCGATGGGCGGAGATAGGTGTGTAGGAACGCACACATGAcagcatgcgcacacacacacgtgcacatatgcacacatgacACCACaagtacacacgcacacacgacacCATGCGCGCACAGGGCATCACAAGCAGACGTGCACACATGACATCacagcacacacgcacacaggacATCACGCACATGGCAtcacacgcacacgcgcacacaggACACTGTGCGCACGCACACATGATATCAGGATGGGAGAGAACCCGcctacagagagagggagaccagcCGCCTGCGATCGGACGACGTCATCTCGATTCCCCACACATCACCGCAGAGCAGGGCAAACCaaacacaattatttaaaaagattttatttattttatttcagagagagagagagagagagagagagcacagacagaagaagcagcagagggagagggggaagcaggctccccgctgagcagggagcccgatgaggggctcgatcccaagaccctgcgacCACGAcctcaaccgaaggcagaggctcacccACTGACCCCACCATGGGCCCGGACCAAACACAATGTAAGGTCAGAAGCATTGCGTAGGGACAAAAAGGGACCAATAGAAAAACAGCGCAGGGAGCAGTCTAGCAAGAAGGCAGAACAGTGAAGAAATCGAAAGCTGGCCGTGTCGAAATGCAAGCAGTGAAACCAGAGGGAAGAACCTGGGCTCTTGGCGAACCCACGGTCCCAGTGGGGGACGATAAGGCAGCACCAGGCGCAGAGGTCCCAGGTTTAAAAGCGCACAGCAACGCAGAAGACGCCAGACCAGAAGGACAGCATCCGTCATCCGTGCGTCCGAAGACCCTGCCCCGGCCATTGAAGACTTCCTTTCCGTTAAAATGCGCCCAGAGGAGTCAGGAAAGTGGCCCATGTCCAGGTAACGTGGGAAATACCAGGCGCCCCCCTTTCTGGAGCCGGCGAGCAGGGCGGTGTGCGAAGGCGACCCGCAGCCCAGCCCTCCCCCGGCTCATGCTTCGACGAGGAAATCGCGGGGAAAATCTAGGACTTGCAGCTGCGCTGCAACAGCCGGGCGTCCCGAGAGCTTGTGTGCGGGATGTGCGCGGCCCCGCGGGTTTCTCCGCTGGGCTCCTAGTCCCAGCGAGATGGGCGAGGAGGTGGGGTTTAGGGTCCTGAGGAAGGGGCCCCCACAGACAGGGTTCCTGACCTTGTCCTGACCTTGCCGAGAGACCCAGAGCCCCGCCTCACCCCTTCCAGCAGGAGAGGGCGCGGCGAGAAGACCTCGGCCAGGGAGGAGACCCCGAATCCACAGGCGTCGCGATCGTGGGCTCCCCGCCTCCGAACTCTGAGAGGGCATCGCCGGATGGCTGAGCCCCAGCCTGTGCCCTCGGTGGGCAACCACGGAAGCCACCCCGGGCGCCGCCTGCCTTTCTCAAACAGCCTCGGAACGACAGAAACGTGTGAGCTGCGTATTTAAATCCAGCAGTAATGCCAGCAGCCTAGAGAAACGAGAAGCCAAGACGTTATAAAGAACAGAacgagaatattttttaaatggttaaagcTGGCTGTTTGGGAACAGTGCATGACCACAAACTTTCCGCCAGATGGGTGagcaaaatgagaaaagcaatTAAACAGCATCGGGATGAGGCGGCGACAGGCGCTCAGATTGGGGCTCCGGAGACGCTCGAGCGGTGAGCAGAGGGAGCCCCTGTGCGGACGGGACTCAGCACCCCCGGAGGGGCCGCAGCTTCGAGGAGAGTGGGGTGTTGTTGCTGGGCTGCCCCGACGGACCCTGAAAATCGAGGAGACAGCCCAGGACCAGAACTGAGCGGGGTGGGAAGCGCAGTGAGAAGGTCCGTGCGGGGGTGGGGCTGGACGGAGTCCACCCGCGGGGACAAGGTTCGGAGGCCGATGTCCCTGCCTCACACCACGCGCTCACACGCGCGCACGCGCTCCAGGCAGACGGCGAGGCATCATTATGGAAAGCAAGGCTTTGGCAACCCGAAAAGAAAAGTTGAGCTAGTACCGTGATGAGCTGGAGGTAGGTCCTGGGGTCACGAGAAATGCCATAAAAGTACAAATGGGGGTTAAAGGCAACCAGAGCAGAGGAACAGGCTTACAGCATGGGCACATGCGATGCTTCTGTATGATGCCTGGCCCACGGGGACCAGGGACTAGGCCCTTCCCTCGGACGGCCCGTCTCCATGCACTGGGCAAAGGGTGTGAGGGGTGCTGGGTGTCGGGGCGCCGTGGGCTGCGAGGGCATGAGGGGCTCTCCGGGGAGACGCAGGGTGTGGAGCAAAGTAAATCTGGCCGCAGCGCCCCATCAGGGTACGCATCACCAGCATGTGGTGCGTGGGAATTATCATCCAGGCCTCTGGCGTGCACCACCGCCCCACGGTGGGGCCACGGACAGTGGCCAGCAGTGTCTGGGGCTCAGTGGGATGGCGGGACGGTCACTTGAGTGTGTAGGGCTGTGGCTGGCTTCCCAGGGTGGTCACAGCTTTTGGGAGGATTCCTTCTGCCCTCCGTGTTGGTGCCTTGGCGTCCCCCTAGGACCGTCGGCTGCGGGTCACCGCGCCGAGGCGAGCAGATGGGTCTCGGATGAGGGACAAGCTCAGCTCCAGGCGGCCTGGCCCGGGTGTGCGGCGGCTTTGTCTGCGCCCTGCGCCGAGATGCCAGGAAATAGCGTTCCCTTCCCGCGGACGGCCCGTCTCCACACAAGCCCTCGCTGTCGGAAACCGCCGGGCGCTTCCCACACCCACGCTCTTTGGACGGTGAGCGCCGCAGGTGGACCCGGTCAGGCCTCGCGGACGTGCCGCGCCGGCCAGAGGTCCCCAGAGAGCACGTCGGTGCTGGACGGGACCAGGCACTGCGCACCCCGGCCGGCGGGCGTGAGACGGGGTCCGGTGCCCCTCGCTGGGGCCGAGGCTGATGTCTCTTTCTTTTATGGGAAACAGGAGGAAGTCGGTGTCTGAGGAAGCGGCCGTCGGGGCCAGTGGCTACCAGACCGCGGACGCCGCCGTTTAACGGGGTGTGCAGGCAGGAGCTGATCAGACTGTACGGTTTTTCTCAGATTTCTCAGATCTCAGAGGCTTGTCAAACTTAGCGTTTTTAATGCTTTTCCGCGCTCCACACAAGTACCTGTTTTCATATGTGGTTGAGGTTCAGACTTTGCCTTCTTTCTGCTCTCCGTCCGGTCTGGGTGCGTTTGTCTCCGCTGAACCCCTTAGTCACCTGACTGGCCCCCGGGGCCCTGCGAATTGACCCCACAAGCCCCGCCTTCTGGGCTGTCCATCTTCCTCCCGGTGTCCCTCTGGCCTCTGCCATCCCGTGAAGCCCAGGACGGCCACCCTCTCTTGGGGAGGAAGGGGCTGGCCGCAGCGTCCACACGGGGCTGCGCCCCGCAGCTGGCGGTCGTGCCCCGAGGCTCGCTCCGCTCCGCCTCCTCCATTATCTGGCTCTCGCGCTTCTTCAGGCCCCGGGCCAGAAGGGGCTTGGCCTGGCGGCAGCCCGCTGGAGCTGAGCCGCACTTGACCTCAGAGCCCCGGGGAGCAGCCAGGCAGCCCGAGGGCCCTGTGTTTGCCAGGGGGCCGCCTGCAGGAAAGGTCGGCTGTGTTTGCGATCtagctcttcctcttccttgagCTCCTGCTGGGTGCCTGGCTTTTCTGAACACAGGACCCCTTTGTTCCACTGGTTTGCTCTGTGTCACCATGAATGTCACACGAACAGGTGTGTGCCTGGGGCCACCTCAGATCCGTGTCCTCCTCTCTTGGCAACTAGGTCGATGCCAGCGGACACGGCCTCGCcaacctctctctcccccccccccccagcacaaGGAGCTCCCCACAGCTCCTCACCCCCTCGCCCGAGAAGGGGATCACAGGCTCTGTCCTGGAGCCATGGCGGGCTCCCCGAGGCGGTCAGCCCTTGGGTCCTGCCAGATGGGCCTTGGGCAGCACGGGCTCCATCCGTGGCCAGTGCAGGGGGCTCATGATGGACACGCTAACCTCTTAGCCAGGCTTCCTCCTAGGGGCCTGGACCCCTCCCTCCGCAGCTGGGAAGGGCTCGGAGCTGGGGGCCTGAGGGTCAGCCCAATGAGTGCCCCAAACACCCTCTGAACTACAGGACGACTGTCCGGGCACTTTCCCTCGCGACCCGGAGTCAGGCCCGGGGAGCAGCCGGGAAGGAGGTGCCACGAGCTGGAGCCCCTGAGGGAGACCACCCCTGTGTGCCCCCAGGGCTCTCGGGCCCAGCTGGGCAGAACCAGGCCCTGGCCTCTACCCCGAGGGCCTCCCGCGCTGCCGCCCCGCCCCGCACCCCAGCTACTGGGGGGTCGCTGGAGACGACCCAGGAGGGCCCTGAGGCCAGGCGCCGAGTGCGGGAGGCCGTATTCTCTGTCCTGGGACCCGAGCACCTGCTCTTCTGCCCACACGCCCGCTGAGCGCCGGGAGGCTCCTCTCAGTTGCTGGACACCGCAGCTCTGCTCAGGAAGTCCTGTTCGgtgaaagctcagagaggttggtCAATACAGCCGTTTGGCAAGTCTCACGGGAGGCATGGGGGCCATAAAGAAACCAGGAGATGACCACAGGGTCCGGAACCACACATGGTCCTGCCGGGCTTTTTGGAGATTGGAATTTACTGAAGACCTGGGGGAGGCAGAGTTCACACATGAGCAGCGCAGGGAGCTGCTGTCGCCGCCAGCGCCCACTGACGAGGCAGCGATGGTCCCGTCGCCGTCCCCCGGCACCCGTGCCGCCCGCAGTCCCTCCCTAGGGCGCCTGGCAGCCAACAGCGTCCAGAATTTCTT
This is a stretch of genomic DNA from Mustela lutreola isolate mMusLut2 chromosome 12, mMusLut2.pri, whole genome shotgun sequence. It encodes these proteins:
- the LOC131812710 gene encoding major allergen Can f 1-like, whose translation is MANLLLTVGLSLIAVLRAQDPPASEEYPVDLSGKWYLKAMTADQDLPEITLESVTPMILTVLDGGDLEAKITLLINGQCQDMEVVLQKTSEPGRYTTYNSKRVVYILPSLAKDHYILYCSGDFNGKQVQMAKLVGRDPETNQEALENFQKFVKAEGLNQDILEPTQSEICSSRGD